One Penaeus monodon isolate SGIC_2016 chromosome 34, NSTDA_Pmon_1, whole genome shotgun sequence DNA segment encodes these proteins:
- the LOC119594588 gene encoding 4-hydroxyphenylpyruvate dioxygenase-like protein yields the protein MSCSVLHHVEVCVKDEAILELLTHGFGFSHCARRVTHRASQWVLKSGGCVFVVTKRRDGEEVNENGSRKMNDTYRNEGEWKKGEEKGHMNDTAEDGEHWTVFCCRDSDSHAVDSVFNIALVVQNVDSVTEKVQAMGGRILRCPCDLSDSQGKVRYAIVTSCCGNIVHTLIDKAHYNGDFLPGFEPVDHACVNGDTASTVNGYHEHAQENGHSLHNGNNSDEPTRQHKIENEVDVSQNPKHEVKVSPASPPLCTHVDHVTYVCRAGESRHLLDWYEQCFGMKRFFANGEETEADGFVLGGNIGLRLKAMEYWRCAETGLLSASGASMEDASLKLVIAEPLPDVSTSHVETFLRAHGGAGVQHIGLHTPTMAATVAFMAGRGVVFRKPPPVYYDEGVKLNEIEEAGHGSELSMFRDLGILLDTEADIFSEMEEEEGKKRYLMQVFTGPIFKQDTFFLEVIQRCGARGFGAGNITALAKSIILYNEQQQKLKA from the exons ATGAGCTGCTCCGTCTTACACCACGTTGAAGTGTGCGTGAAGGACGAGGCCATTTTAGAACTTCTCACGCATGGTTTCGGATTCAGTCACTGCGCCCGCCGCGTCACCCATCGCGCGTCTCAATGGGTTCTCAAGAGTGGTGGCTGCGTCTTCGTCGTCACTAAAAGACGCGATGGGGAAGAGGTTAACGAGAACGGAAGTAGGAAGATGAATGATACTTATAGGAATgagggggaatggaagaagggTGAAGAAAAAGGTCATATGAATGATACTGCTGAGGACGGAGAACATTGGACTGTCTTTTGCTGCCGAGATTCGGATTCGCATGCGGTCGACTCCGTATTCAACATTGCTTTGGTGGTTCAGAATGTGGATTCGGTTACAGAAAAAGTCCAGGCGATGGGCGGCCGTATTTTAAGATGCCCCTGTGACCTAAGTGATTCTCAGGGCAAGGTCAGGTATGCCATTGTGACCTCATGCTGCGGCAACATCGTCCACACCTTGATTGACAAGGCTCACTACAATGGGGATTTCCTTCCCGGATTCGAACCAGTGGATCACGCATGTGTAAACGGAGATACAGCTAGCACTGTAAACGGTTATCATGAACATGCACAAGAAAACGGACATTCCCTGCATAATGGCAACAACTCGGATGAACCTACGAGACAGcacaaaatagaaaatgaagtCGATGtttcacaaaacccaaaacatgaAGTCAAAGTTTCACCTGCTTCGCCGCCATTGTGCACCCACGTTGATCACGTGACTTATGTTTGCAGGGCGGGAGAGTCCCGTCATTTACTAGACTGGTATGAACAATGTTTCGGAATGAAGAGATTCTTCGCCAACGG AGAGGAAACGGAGGCCGACGGATTCGTGCTCGGGGGCAACATAGGCCTTCGGCTGAAGGCGATGGAGTACTGGCGGTGCGCGGAAACCGGCCTCCTCAGCGCCTCCGGGGCCTCCATGGAAGATGCGTCCCTCAAGCTGGTCATCGCTGAACCTCTGCCGGATGTCA GCACAAGTCACGTGGAGACCTTCCTGCGGGCGCACGGGGGGGCGGGCGTGCAGCACATCGGCCTCCACACGCCCACGATGGCGGCCACGGTGGCGTTCATGGCGGGGAGGGGCGTGGTGTTCAGGAAGCCGCCTCCCGTCTACTATGACGAG GGAGTGAAGCTCAATGAGATTGAAGAAGCAGGACATGGAAGTGAACTGTCGATGTTCAGAGACTTAGGCATACTGTTAGACACGGAAGCAGACATCTTTtcagaaatggaggaagaagagggaaaaaagag GTATCTAATGCAAGTCTTCACTGGGCCAATCTTCAAGCAAGACACCTTTTTCTTGGAGGTTATACAGCGATGTGGAGCTCGAGGATTTGGTGCAGGGAACATCACAGCTCTTGCCAAGTCTATCATCTTGTACAATGAGCAGCAACAGAAATTAAAAGCATAA